The nucleotide sequence GAGAATGCGGCGGATTATTAGACAGCCTTGGGAGGTGTCGGATGACAGCGAGCAATTCATGTAAGACCTTTGCGCGACTCTTTGCCGTGCTGCTCGTAGCCCTGGTCACAACCTTCGAGCAATGGCCGGTCGCTGCACAGCAAGGCGGCACGACGCGCTACATTTACGACGCCAACGGGCGATTGCGCGCAGTCGTCTCGGCGACGGGCGAAGTGGCAGTTTACGACTATGACCAGGCTGGCAACCCTACGGCCATCCGTCGGCTCGGCACAGACGCGCTGCTCTTGTTCTCGCTCTCCCCGACGATGGCCGTGGCCGGCGACCGCGTGACGTTCACCGGCATCGGTTTCGGGCCAGGACTAGCGGACAACACAGTGCTCTTTAACGGCAGTGGCGCGAGAGTAATCTCGGCTACAAGCACAGAGATTATCGCCGAAGTGCCCGATGCGGCAACCACTGGCCCGGCCATCATCAACACGCCGCGCGGGCAATTGACGGCGGCATCTTCATTCAGCATCCTTCCGGGCCTGCGCGTCTTGCCGCTTTCGTCCACTGTCGCTTTCAGCGGCCGCCTGCAATTCTCGGCTACAGTCACGCCGCTTTCCAGTGACCAGGCGGTGGCCTGGAGTGTGAACGGCATCGCGGGCGGCGATGCCAGTATCGGTACGATCTCTGCGACCGGCCTATATAAAGCTCCGGATGCGCAGATACAGGCCGGAAGAATCTTCTCAATGGATGTCACGATAGGCTGTGCGAGCGTGGCGCTGCCGGCGCTATTCGCGGAGCGGCGACTGCAAGTCCGGGACGATGTGCCCTACGCGTTTGCGACCACGTCCGTAAGGTACGGTACGTCGCCTGGCCTGACGGCCACTAACACAGCGGTGCTCTCGGTGCGCTCGCAGCCGGTCGTCGGTAACCCCGGCATCGCCTCAGGCGCGATCACCGTGCGCCGCGGCTTCGCAGAGATCGAACCCGTCCCGGCAGCGAACGCCTTCCTGGCTGTGCGTCGCGGCTTGATCGAAGGCTTGCCCGATGCCATCGCCAAGCCGATCACTGTCCGTCACGGCTTTGATGTTGGCGAGCCGCTGCCGGCGTCGGCGACGTTGCTGGCGATACGTCGCGGGGTCGTCAATGGCGACCCTGGCGCAACCTTGAGCCTGTTGGTGAGCGCGACGAGCGGGCCGAACATCAGCGGCCTCTCGCCCGTCACCCTGGCGCGCGGCGCAACGCTTACGCTGACCCTCAACGGGTTCAATCTCAGTGGCGCGATGGCGCTCCGCTTCGTAGACGATAACGGCGTTGTCGATAGCGGCATCACAGCGTCGAATTTCAACATTAGTGCGGATGGGCAGACACTGACCGCAACCTTGACCGTCGGCGCGACCGTGACGCCGGGTGCGCGCTTTGTATTTGTCATGACTCCCGCCGGCAGTTCACTAACCTCCAAAGTCACACAGAACACGATTGCCATCACCCCTTAAAAGGAGAATCAAGCCATGCGACGACACGACCAAGCGACAACCCTCAGGCGGAAGCTAGGGATTACCCTGGTAACACTGGCCTGTGCTTTTTCACTCAACTTGACGGCGGCATTCTCACAGAATCCGGCGAACGCCTTTAACAGCGGCTCAACGGGCGCTGACGGGGCATTCGCACCGACCGCGAGCATGTCCATCGCCGTCCCCGACAGCGGCGTGTTCAATTACACCACCATCAACATCCCGGCCAATATCACCATCACCTTCACGCGCAACGCGAAGAACACGCCGGTCACCATACTGGCTAGCGGCGACGTGACGATTGACGGGACGGTTGTCGTCGCAGGCAAGCCCGGCAACGCCAACGGCAGCGGCGGCTTTGGCGGCCCCGGCGGCTTCAATGGCGGCACGGGCGGCTATGGCATTGACACCTTTGCCGGCATCGCTGGCGATGGGCCGGGCGCGGGCGGCGGCGGCGGCAGCTTGAACGGCACGAATGTCGGCGGCGGCGGCGGCGGCGGCTTTGCCAAGCCGGGTGCCGATGGCGCTGTGCAGAATGCCAGTACAGCAGTTGGCAAAGGTGGGTCGAGGTATGCGTCCAGCTTACTGCTGCCGCTGGTCGGCGGTTCAGGCGGTGGCGGCGGCGGCACTTTTGCGAACGCACACGGCGGCGGCGGCGGTGGCGGTGGCGGCGCGATCATGATCGCCAGCTCAACCACTATCAAGATCACGGGATCTATTGATGCGCGCGGCGGCGCGGGGGCGTTTGGGTTTGACCAGGGCGCGGGCGGCGGCGGCGCGGGCGGCGCGATTCGGCTCGTCGCCAATATGCTCACAGGGACCGGCAACCTGCTTGCCGGCGGCGGCGGCGGCGGCGGCACCAACTGCTGCAATAAGACGTGGTTTGGCGGCACAGGCGCGCCCGGCTACGTGCGCCTGGAGACGTTTGACTTCACTAGCTATAACCCGAACATTGACACGATTGCCAGTGTGACGACCCCCAACCCTGTGACCCTGCCTACGGCACCGCAGATCAAAATTGCCTCAGTCGCTGGCATCGCTGCTCCCGCTTCGACTATCGGCTCGCTGCAAGGCGCGCCGGACGTGCTCGTGCCGACCGCCCAGACCAACCCGCTTGACGTGGTGATTCAAGCGTCGAATGTGCCGCTCGGGACAGTCGTGCAGGTCACAGTCATTCCTGCCAGGGGGCCACAGACCACTTTCACCAGCAGCCCGCTGTCGGGCACCGTCGGCGCTTCGACGGCGACGGCGAGCATCACTCTGCCGACGGGCGTCTGCGCGCTGGCGGCGACCGCCACGGTTGACATCACGGCTATCGCCCAAGCCCCGACGATAAATGGTGAGCCGGTCAACAAAGTCGAAATCGCCACCACCTCGGCGGGCGGTTCGGAGATGACCTACATCACGAAATCCGGCAAGCGGGTGGTCGCCAGTCGGCTCCGCTGAAGGTGCGAAAAGTGTTTCGCACCAAGCCACGGCAAGAGTGTTGAAGACCCGGCGTGTGCAGCCGCGCAGGCGCGCACGCCGGAGAAGGTGAGAAAAGCTATGAAAGCTAACCGGGCCTATCATTCAATTCGCGCAATCATCGCGGCTCTGCTTGCCGTGGCGCTCAGTTTCCAAGCCACGTTACTTGCTACATGGGCTGCGGCTAAAACGCCTTTCACGAAGTCAAGCGCGACCACGCCGTTTGCCCAGGCCGTGGAGGTCATCACCATCTTTTCAACACCACCCATCACCCGCGATAACGGCAACCCGAAGCCGGCTCGCTTTCAGTTCGCGCTGCCCGCCGACGCCGTTGCGCCTTTTAACCTGCGCGTGCAGAGCGGCTCGGCTAACCAGACCAATCGCACCCTGAGTGCGACCGTCAGTCTCAATGGCAAAGTCGTCGTGCAGCTCGATGACAAATTGCCGCCGGTCGATCAAGCGATCACCTTGACCGCAAATAACACGCTAGATGTGACGATCATGGGAAAGCCCGGCACCAGCCTGGTCGTGGCGATCACCGCGACGCGCGCCAGGCGGCTCCCTGCACTCGCGAGCCTGTCGCCGACGCAGGGCGGCCAGGGCCAAACGCTCAACGTCACGCTGCGCGGCACCAACACGCACTGGGCGGCGGGATTGACCCGCGCCTCGTTCGGCAGCGGCCTTTCAGTCGGCGGAGCCGCTGTCGACACCTTCGGCCCCGTGATGGTCACAGATGCGCAGACCGCCACGGCGCAGCTTACGATTTCGGCCAGTGCGGCCACTGGCCCGCACACGGTCAGCGTCGTCACCTCGGCTTCAAACGGCAGTGCCGCTGAAACGGTCACACTGAACAATGCCTTTACGGTGATTGCCGTGCCGGCCCCCGCGCCGGTCATCACGGACTACAATCCGAAGTCAGGACCGGCGGGCACGCTCGTCGTGCTTACAGGCACCGGCCTGATGGCCACCACCGTCACCTTCCAAGGGAATAACAACGCCCGCCTGGCGGCGCTCGTTGTTAGCTCCAGCGCCACCGAAGTCCGCGCCATCGTTCCGAACGGGACGGTCAATGGGCCGATTGAAGTGGCGAATGCGTTGGGCCGCGTGACGACTGCCACCGCGTTCGTGATTGCGCCTTCGCAGGACTTCACGCTGACGACCTCGCCCTCGTCGAGCACCGCTGTGCAGCAGACTTCTGCAACATACATGGTGTCGGTCACCAGCCCGCAGTCGGGCTTCAGTCAATTGGCCAGCCTGTCGGCAACCGGCTTGCCGGCGGGCGTTTCGGCGGCCTTCGACCCGCCGCAGGTCACCGGCGGCGCAAGCTCGACACTGACGCTGAATCTGACAAGCGCCAACCTCGCGACGGGCAGCTATCCCTTCACCATTCGTGCCGCTGCGAAGGTTGATGGGAGCCAGTTGATTCGCACCGCCGCCGCGACCCTCAACGTCATAGCCTCCGGACAAACGACGCTCGCCGGTCGCGTGCTTTCATCCGCAAAGGAACCCATTATGGGAGCCACCGTTTCGCTCGACGGTCAGTCAACCGTCACGGATTCGGCAGGCGCTTTCTTATTGTCTGGAATCGCCGCGGGAAGCGCGCGCCCGCTGATGATTGATGGGCGCACGGCGAGCGCGCCGAATCGCACCTACCCGGTCATCACTGAGCCAGCCAATGTGGTCGCGGGACAGGCGAACGTCGTCCCTTTTACATTCTACCTGCCGCCGATTCAGGTGCAGTACGAAGTGCCGCTGCTGATCAATCAAGACACAGTGGCAACCAACCCGAATGTTCCCGGCGCGCAGATGACCGTGCCGGCGGGAGCCAACCTGCGCAACCGCGATAGCTCACCCGTAGCGCGAGTGTCGCTCACCGCCTTGCCGCCGGATCGCACGCCCGCGCCGCTGCCGGCGAATGTTTCAATGGCAATGGTGTTCACCAGCCAGCCGGGCGGCGCGATTGCCGACGTAGCCATGCCTGTCGTCTATCCGAACTTGATGGGAAAAGACCCCGGCACGCGCCTCGAGTTGTACGCCTTTAACCATGACACTGTGCAGTGGTACGTCTACGGCTATGGGCGCGTCAGCACAGACGGGCGCAGCATCGTGCCGGAGACCGACCCGAGGACGGGCAAGCCTTATGGCCTACGCGACTTCTCCTGGCATGGCGCTTCGGCAGCGCCCGGCGGCAACCCCTGTCGCTGTGAACGCTGTGCATGTAGCTCCACCGCTAACAAGGTCGATTTGTCATCAGGGGTGAAGATCGAGCGGGCGATTGATATCTCCGTTGCCGGGTCGCGTGGCGTCATGCAGCTCAGCCGTGTCCACACCAGCGATCTGGCAGGACAATGTGATAACTGCCCGTTCGGTCGCGGCACCCGGCACAATTACAGCATCCGACTAACCGGCAGCTTTCAAGCAGGAGGGACCGGTCGTCTGGTGATGCCTGACGAGATTACTGGCCGCCTCTTCAGCTACGCGCGTACAGACGTGGACGGCGCGCTAGTCTTCACCACGATTGAAACCAGCGAACAACTCGGGGATGTGGTGCGGCGGTTAACGGACAACTCGTTTGAATACCGGCGGGCAAACGGCCAGTTGCTGCGCTTCGATTCCGGCGGCAGGTTGCTGACCGTTGCCGAGCGCAACGGCAACGCGATTACGCTCGCCTACGACGGGACCGGAAATCTGATAAAAATCACAGACGCCGTCGGACGTTCGATCATGCTCGATTATGATGGGCAGAATCGCATCACGCGCGCCACTGACCCCATCGGTCGCGTCTGGATTTATGCTTACGATTCGGGCAGCAGGCTGGCGCTGGTGGACGATCCTACGGGCGGCAAAATGAATTACACATACGACCTGCTCAGCCGCCTGTCGTCAATTACCGATAAGCGAGGCAACCTGATTAAGCAAATCACCTACGACAACCGCGGTCGAGTCGTCATGCAGAAGTTCGCCGAGGGTGGGTTCGAGCGTTACGACTACACGCTGGCGGGTGCCATTGTCGCCGCCGTCACGATCACAGACGCCCTGGGCCGCGTCCGCACATTGCGCTTCGACGCCCGCGGCTATGTCAATGGCATTACGGATGCGCTCGGCCAGAGCACACGGATTGATCGCGATGTCACCACCAGCTTGCCGCTTACCGTCACAGGCCCCTGCGGATGCGCCGAGGCGCTGAATCAATTTGACGAGCGTGGGAACGTCACCTCTGTCACCGACCGCCTCGGTGCCACAGAGACGATGCAGTACGAGCCGACCTTCAACAAGATTACCCGTATGACGGACAAGCTCGGTCGGACGACGACTTATACGTACGACGCCAGGGGCAACCGCCTGTCGATGACCGATGCCTTAGGGCAGACGACCACTTACACCTACGACCAGTTCGGCCAGATGACGAGCCGCACGGATCCCTTGTCACACACCTGGAGAATGGATTACGACGCGCAGGGCAATATGACAGCCCTAACCGACCCGCTCGGCAATAAGACCTTGATGGAGTACGATGGCATCGGCAGGCGGACGGCAACCATAGACCCACTCGGTCGTCGCACCGCGATGACTTACGATAAGCTGAGCCGCATCCTCACGAAAACCACACCGAATGGGGCGGTCACCCGTTACGCTTACGACGCGAATGGCAATCTGGTCAGTGTTACGGACGCGTTGGGGCGGAGGTGGGCAATGACCTACAACGCGAGGAACCGCTTAACAGCGAAGGTTGATCCGCTCGGGCGTGTGTGGCGCATGCTTTACAATGCGAATAATGAAAAGGTCGCAGAGGTCTCGCCGTCGGGACGCACGACCCGCTTCAGCTACGATGCGCGCGGGCAGCGGGAGACCATGAGCGACCCGAACGGCTCGGTTGTGCAGTACCAGTATGACAACCAGCGGAAGCTGACGGCCATCGTTGACGAACGCGGCAACACGACGACGTATACCTATGATGAGTTACACCGCCAGACCGGGATGCGTGACACGTCAGGCCGGCTAATGAGCAAAACTTATGACGCGGTCGGCAATGTCACGAGCACGACCGACCGGCTCGGTCGCCGCACGAACATCGTCTATGATGCACTCAATCGCGTGTCGCGAGTCGAATACGTTGATGCGGTTTTGACGATTAACTATGACGCCGCCGGCAAGGTCGTTCGCATGGATGACACGCAATCGGGGGTCATTAGTTGGACATATGACGAGGCGAATCGCAAGCTCAGCGAAACGACCGACGCCGGAACGATCAGCTACAGCTATAACGCGGCGGGCGAGCGCACGACGATGACTGCGGCAGACAGCCCCGCCGTCTCTTATGGCTACGATATGGCCGGGCGCTTGCAGACGATCAGCCAGGCCGCCGAATCTTTCACCTATACGTATGACGCCATCTCTCGCCTGAACACCCTGCAACGCCCCAATGGCGTAACCACGAACTATGTCTACGATGATGCGAACCGGCTGACGCAACTGACGCACACGCCGGCCCAGGGCGGGCCGTTGGAAGACCTGCGCTACAGTTTCAACCTCGATAGCGAGATCACAGCCATCAGCTCGCTCTCACCGTCGCCGCCGCTTGCCGACGCGAAGACGGTCGCCGAGGCTGATGCGCTGAATCGCATTCCGCAGGCCGGCGGCACCGCCTTCAGCTTTGATGCCGAAGGCAAGTTGATTCGCCGGAGCGACGCGCAGGGAGCGACGAGCTACACCTGGGATGCGCGTGGACGCTTGACGAAAGTGACCCTGCCTGATGGCCAGGCCATCAGTTATGGGTACGACGCGCTTGGTCGCCGAACCTCCCGCGTCGCCGCAGGGATAACCACCTCGTTCCTTTATGACCGTGATGATGTGGTGATCGACGCGGGCAGCGATGGCAAACGCGTAGCGTATCTCAACGGCCAGACCGTTGATGAGAAGCTACGACAGACGAGTGCCGCGACCGGTTCCCTCTACTACCATCAAGACCGCCTGGGCAGCACGATTGCGCTTTCGTCGTCGAGTGGCAACGTCGTCGAGCGTCTGCAATATGATCCTTTCGGCGTCGGCAACGCGAAGGCAACGACGCGTTATGGCTTTGTCGGGAGAGAGCACGATTCGGCAACCGGGCTGATTTATTTCCGGTCGCGGTGGTATGACCCGCAGCAAGGCCGCTTCCTGAGAGAGGACCCGTATGGGATCAAGGGGGGGCTGAATCTCTACGCCTATGTCAAGAACAACCCGATTTACTACCGCGACCCGTATGGTCTGGCGGCGAACCTCTATCCCCGCCCAATGCTCCCGGAAGACCCCGGCAACTGCGTGATCATTGGGTCAGTCATTGGCGGCGTGATCGGCGGGACATTGGGTGGCGTCGTCGGCGTTGTATCGATTGTCGGCGGGCCGCTGATCATTATCGTCGAGCCTGCCGCCGCCTCGTATGGCGCTGGCCTGGGCGTACTCGCCGGCGGGGCGATTGGCGGGCTGCTTTGCTCGCGCCGCTGCGACCTGACCGATACAGGAGAGCAGGAAATCCCCTGGCCCGAAGCCGATTATGATAAGTTCGAGGAGGACAAGAAGATATGTGACGCAGAATACGATATTTGCATTTTGAATGCTTTAGGTGATGTTGACGACGGCGTCATCTGTCTTAAAGAATATGAGGCATGTCGGGCAAGGGCCGGCGGCAGGATGTAACTTCGATACGGCTATTCGGCGTGGCGAATCCTTCAGCCGCTATCTTACAGAATGCTTCGACGGCTTGCGGATCAAACTGCTTGCCTGACACACGACGCAGTTCACGACACGCTTCCTCGGCGACGGGGCGGGCGCAGGCGGGAGAAGTGTTGATTTGGTTCGGGACGACTAGGCGTTCAGGATGCTGAAGCGATGATTGCCCTCACCCGGAGCGGCGGCATCCTATGACCGGCTCAACCATCAAAGTTCAATGGCTCGCGCCCGCAGCTCGTCTTCAAGCCGCTGCCAGCCGGCAATCAAAACGCCTTCGTACTCGTCGCCCAAGGTTCGCAAATCAGAATCCTTCGAAACAAGTAAGAACGCATTGCCATCCACTGCGGCAGCCAGGTAGACGGCGTCGTCCAGGTCGCGGTCTTTGGCCTTAACTGCTTGCCCAAGCCGCCGGCGCGCGCGCTTCATCGTCTCTGCGGACACCCTTACCTTTTCCTGAAATTCCAGAGCCTGGATAAAAAGAGTGAAGCCGGTGCGGTCGAACGCGGCACGGGCCAGGAGCCTTCGATTATTCTCTATCGCCCACGCGCCACTTTCATAATCAGCGATAATATCCGGCGTCCAAAGCCATGTAACACGAGGCATGGCAAGCAGTCTGAGAAGCCGTCGCTTCGGGGAGGTTTCTTCGGGTCGATCACGCCTCACCAGGAACATTGAAAGCACGATCTGTGCGTCAATCACTACACGAAACGTTTCCACTAACGTGTGGCCTTCCTGCCACGCGCCGCATTGCCACGCCGCTCTCGCCGACCGGCGTGCACCGCTTCGCCGACGAGTGAGTCGAGTTCATCGAAGCTCGTTTCCGGGCCGGCGCTTCCCGCGCGCGCACGCGCTTGAGTCCGCTGAAAACTCGCTTCCATTTCGGCCATCAGCAGTTGCATCACTGCGCCGCGCATCGTTTCGAACGTCTCGAAGTCAACGATGGCCGCCTGCGGCTCGCCATGCGCCGTCAACACGACGCTACCCTTCTCTGCTATCTCAAGCGTGCGCTTCATCTCAGCCCGCGCTTCCGCAACGGGCATGAATTTCTGCGGCCTGCTCAAGTAATCGGCGATGCGTAGCACCGCGTCCGCCTCCCGCTCAACTTCTTCAACAATTTTGGTCATTGCGTTGATCCTTTCGCCCTTGCAATCATAGTACATACGTATGTACGCAAGGCGCAATGGAAAAGGCTTCTGCCAAGCCCGCCACAACTTGAGAATGTGGGGTTGCCTCCCTGACTTGTCCATCTCATTCTGTTTGCCGTGCCGCAGGGATCAAGTAGAGATGCGGGCGCGCGGACTGATTATCGTGGGCGGGGAGGCTGGCCAGAAAAAGTCAGTAAAGAACGATAAGCCACTTCATCACTATGACTTCTTCGGAATGGATCGCGAAAAGATCAAAGAGGCGAAGTCGTTCCTCGAAACGCCGGCCTTCGAGGGCGCCCAAGTGGCTTACTCCTGCTACAGCGTTTCGCAGGTTTCGGTTATTGGTTACTGCCCGACTTCGTTTTGCCTGCCCGGCCGCCGGCTGTGGCCCCTGCATCAGCAATGACGCCGACCTCTGTGTATGGCAAGTCAACGTAGCGCACACCCAGTGATTCGACCTGCACCATAACACGGAACAGGCCGGTTTCGGGGAAGACCTGCGAGACCTCGTAGATCCCCTTCTCGACCTCGCTGGCGAATTGCCGCTGCTGCCAGATGCCCGGCGGCTCGAAGATCAGGACGTGAACGTCGCGCAGCCCGGTGACCGGCTCCCGTGTGATCGAGTCGATAATCTTCAGGCGCAACCGGTTCGGCTCGCCCGGCCTGAACCGCTGCCCCTTGAAGAGTGCCTCCGCGACAATAGGCGTTCTCGCCCGCTGCTTCTCGGCAGCGGGCGAGTCGGCGACCTCGATCTGGAAGCAGGTGGTGAGGCGCGGCTGGTCGATCAGCACAGGGACGTCAAAGCGCCCGCCGCGCCGCAGTCTGGCCGTCGTCGTATAGGTGCCAGGCGCGACTTCCGAGAAGCTGTTATCGATCAGCATCAGCCCGCGGGCACGGCGTTTGTAGTTGCTGATTGTGCCGCTCGGCGCCATCAGCCCTTCGGTGTAGAAATAGATCACGCCGTCGGGCGCATTGGCGATCATCACGGCGTTGCCTTCCGGCGCCGGCACCATCATGTCAGCCACGCCGATGTCCGCGGCGGCGGCGGCGGGCGCTTGCTGGCCCGCCTGAATGACAGTCGCCGCGAGCTTGCCTTTCCGTGCCTCGCTGAGGTCGATTAGCGAGAACTTCTCCGACTCGGTGCCGCGCACGTAGGCGTAGCGCGCCGTGAACGTCACTTGGTCTGCGCCCTTGACGACTTCGCCCGCAGCGACCGTTGCGTTGGTGGCGGCGTCAATCACCGCCACAGAGCTCTCAATCTGGTTGACCGCGAAGGCGTAGCGCCCGCCGAGGTCGAACTTCAGCGCGACCACGCCGCGCTTGAGAGGGACGGTTGCCACCACCTGCTGCCGGGCCGGGTCGATCACGCTGACGCTGCCGCCATTGATACCCGCGGCGTAGACCAGGCGGCTCGCGCGGCTGTAGGCAATCGGCACGGGCGTCTGCGACACGGCGATGTCGGCGACCTTTGCGAGTTTCGCCGTGTCAATCGCCGTGATCGTGTTGTCGGCGCTGTTAGTGACGTAGACGAAGCGGCTGTCGTCGGTGAACGCCAGATTGTGCAGCCCGCGACCCGCAGGCACGATGGCGGCTAGGCGGTTCGTCGCCGTGTCGATGACGGCGACCGCGGGGGACTCGTCAAGCCCCGCCCACACGTAGCGGCCATCGGGCTGTAAGGCGAGGCGCATCGGCTTCGCCTTCTCGCCGAGTAGGATGGTGGCGACAATCTTTCGCGTCAACGTGTTGATGGCGACGACCTGCGACTGCTCGGGCAGGGTGATGTAGAGCAGGTCTTTGCCTTTCGACAACACCCAGTCGGCCCCGCGGCCCGGCAGCGTGACGATGCTTTCGAGCTTCGTCGCGCTGAAGGAGATTTGCGGGTTGATGAAGGTGACGGTGTTGTCGTGATTGAGCGTCACCAGATAGTAGGCGTTGAGATTGACCTCGGGCCGCGCCGCCAGGAAGCCGCCAAGGAAGGTGCCGATCTTATCGCGGCACTCTGCCTCGTTGGGGGCATGGGCGTAGGCGCGGGCGCTAATCCAGGCGCTTGGGCGCAGGCCGCTGACCGGCTGCTTGGTGTGTGCGTCGGTGATGCGGAACGTCACCCGCGCATCAGCGCCGGCCATCAACTGTGCGTCTTTGCCGCCGTCGGCTCTAAACGCGGTGATCGAGAAGTCAACACGGATGCCTTCCTTCTCGAACTTCTGCGAAGGGTTGATGCCGGTCGAAGAAGGCTTGGGAGTATAGAAGGGTTGATCCTGGGAGGCGGATTGCTGCGCAACGGTTGCTGGTGTGGTAAGTAGCACAAATAACACGGCGCGGAGCCAGGCCATTCGGGTGGCGGTCGGTAAGCCTTTCATGTTCTCCTCTGCGGTGAGTGATTCAAATCACAATCGGGTAATTCGCCCATTCAACAACCGGGTACGGGCTTGACTCGATGCCTGTCAAGCCCGTACCCGTCAGCCCCGCGCGGTTGCGCATCCTTGGAGAGGGTTACGGGGCTGTTGCCGAAACGCGGAAGATGCCCCACAGGCCGCCGGCAAAGCTGAAGCTGTCCTGCGTCCT is from Blastocatellia bacterium and encodes:
- a CDS encoding IPT/TIG domain-containing protein, encoding MTASNSCKTFARLFAVLLVALVTTFEQWPVAAQQGGTTRYIYDANGRLRAVVSATGEVAVYDYDQAGNPTAIRRLGTDALLLFSLSPTMAVAGDRVTFTGIGFGPGLADNTVLFNGSGARVISATSTEIIAEVPDAATTGPAIINTPRGQLTAASSFSILPGLRVLPLSSTVAFSGRLQFSATVTPLSSDQAVAWSVNGIAGGDASIGTISATGLYKAPDAQIQAGRIFSMDVTIGCASVALPALFAERRLQVRDDVPYAFATTSVRYGTSPGLTATNTAVLSVRSQPVVGNPGIASGAITVRRGFAEIEPVPAANAFLAVRRGLIEGLPDAIAKPITVRHGFDVGEPLPASATLLAIRRGVVNGDPGATLSLLVSATSGPNISGLSPVTLARGATLTLTLNGFNLSGAMALRFVDDNGVVDSGITASNFNISADGQTLTATLTVGATVTPGARFVFVMTPAGSSLTSKVTQNTIAITP
- a CDS encoding RHS repeat-associated core domain-containing protein; translation: MKANRAYHSIRAIIAALLAVALSFQATLLATWAAAKTPFTKSSATTPFAQAVEVITIFSTPPITRDNGNPKPARFQFALPADAVAPFNLRVQSGSANQTNRTLSATVSLNGKVVVQLDDKLPPVDQAITLTANNTLDVTIMGKPGTSLVVAITATRARRLPALASLSPTQGGQGQTLNVTLRGTNTHWAAGLTRASFGSGLSVGGAAVDTFGPVMVTDAQTATAQLTISASAATGPHTVSVVTSASNGSAAETVTLNNAFTVIAVPAPAPVITDYNPKSGPAGTLVVLTGTGLMATTVTFQGNNNARLAALVVSSSATEVRAIVPNGTVNGPIEVANALGRVTTATAFVIAPSQDFTLTTSPSSSTAVQQTSATYMVSVTSPQSGFSQLASLSATGLPAGVSAAFDPPQVTGGASSTLTLNLTSANLATGSYPFTIRAAAKVDGSQLIRTAAATLNVIASGQTTLAGRVLSSAKEPIMGATVSLDGQSTVTDSAGAFLLSGIAAGSARPLMIDGRTASAPNRTYPVITEPANVVAGQANVVPFTFYLPPIQVQYEVPLLINQDTVATNPNVPGAQMTVPAGANLRNRDSSPVARVSLTALPPDRTPAPLPANVSMAMVFTSQPGGAIADVAMPVVYPNLMGKDPGTRLELYAFNHDTVQWYVYGYGRVSTDGRSIVPETDPRTGKPYGLRDFSWHGASAAPGGNPCRCERCACSSTANKVDLSSGVKIERAIDISVAGSRGVMQLSRVHTSDLAGQCDNCPFGRGTRHNYSIRLTGSFQAGGTGRLVMPDEITGRLFSYARTDVDGALVFTTIETSEQLGDVVRRLTDNSFEYRRANGQLLRFDSGGRLLTVAERNGNAITLAYDGTGNLIKITDAVGRSIMLDYDGQNRITRATDPIGRVWIYAYDSGSRLALVDDPTGGKMNYTYDLLSRLSSITDKRGNLIKQITYDNRGRVVMQKFAEGGFERYDYTLAGAIVAAVTITDALGRVRTLRFDARGYVNGITDALGQSTRIDRDVTTSLPLTVTGPCGCAEALNQFDERGNVTSVTDRLGATETMQYEPTFNKITRMTDKLGRTTTYTYDARGNRLSMTDALGQTTTYTYDQFGQMTSRTDPLSHTWRMDYDAQGNMTALTDPLGNKTLMEYDGIGRRTATIDPLGRRTAMTYDKLSRILTKTTPNGAVTRYAYDANGNLVSVTDALGRRWAMTYNARNRLTAKVDPLGRVWRMLYNANNEKVAEVSPSGRTTRFSYDARGQRETMSDPNGSVVQYQYDNQRKLTAIVDERGNTTTYTYDELHRQTGMRDTSGRLMSKTYDAVGNVTSTTDRLGRRTNIVYDALNRVSRVEYVDAVLTINYDAAGKVVRMDDTQSGVISWTYDEANRKLSETTDAGTISYSYNAAGERTTMTAADSPAVSYGYDMAGRLQTISQAAESFTYTYDAISRLNTLQRPNGVTTNYVYDDANRLTQLTHTPAQGGPLEDLRYSFNLDSEITAISSLSPSPPLADAKTVAEADALNRIPQAGGTAFSFDAEGKLIRRSDAQGATSYTWDARGRLTKVTLPDGQAISYGYDALGRRTSRVAAGITTSFLYDRDDVVIDAGSDGKRVAYLNGQTVDEKLRQTSAATGSLYYHQDRLGSTIALSSSSGNVVERLQYDPFGVGNAKATTRYGFVGREHDSATGLIYFRSRWYDPQQGRFLREDPYGIKGGLNLYAYVKNNPIYYRDPYGLAANLYPRPMLPEDPGNCVIIGSVIGGVIGGTLGGVVGVVSIVGGPLIIIVEPAAASYGAGLGVLAGGAIGGLLCSRRCDLTDTGEQEIPWPEADYDKFEEDKKICDAEYDICILNALGDVDDGVICLKEYEACRARAGGRM
- a CDS encoding PIN domain-containing protein, coding for METFRVVIDAQIVLSMFLVRRDRPEETSPKRRLLRLLAMPRVTWLWTPDIIADYESGAWAIENNRRLLARAAFDRTGFTLFIQALEFQEKVRVSAETMKRARRRLGQAVKAKDRDLDDAVYLAAAVDGNAFLLVSKDSDLRTLGDEYEGVLIAGWQRLEDELRARAIEL
- a CDS encoding type II toxin-antitoxin system prevent-host-death family antitoxin, producing the protein MTKIVEEVEREADAVLRIADYLSRPQKFMPVAEARAEMKRTLEIAEKGSVVLTAHGEPQAAIVDFETFETMRGAVMQLLMAEMEASFQRTQARARAGSAGPETSFDELDSLVGEAVHAGRRERRGNAARGRKATR